A region of Blattabacterium cuenoti STAT DNA encodes the following proteins:
- the murB gene encoding UDP-N-acetylmuramate dehydrogenase: MFIKKNFSLKKFNTFGVDVYARYFVEIKSIEEILKIFDIYSYISKLFLGNGSNVLFLKNYYPGLVMKMGIKGKKIIKENHSKVIVQAFAGENWNEFVNWTIKKGFSGLENLSFIPGTVGAAPIQNIGAYGTEIKDTLIKVQAYEIDNRKIIEFTREECKLQYRYSFFKHPLYRNKFLILSVFFLLRKKYKQLNTSYVEIQKELENMNIKKPTLNDLNHAIFNIRKKKLPNPKKIGNAGSFFINPIVEELYFKKLKHQYPTIIGYSIYNHKIKISANSLIENIGWKEKKIGNVGIYKKKPIILVNYGKATGMEIYSFSEKITKNIKKKFGISLSKEVNIIQ, encoded by the coding sequence ATGTTCATTAAAAAAAACTTTTCTCTAAAAAAATTTAATACATTTGGAGTAGATGTTTATGCTCGTTATTTTGTAGAAATAAAAAGTATAGAAGAAATTCTAAAAATTTTTGATATATATTCATACATTTCAAAACTTTTTTTAGGAAATGGAAGTAATGTTCTTTTTTTAAAAAATTATTATCCAGGATTAGTCATGAAAATGGGAATAAAAGGAAAGAAAATTATCAAAGAAAATCATTCTAAAGTCATTGTTCAAGCTTTTGCTGGAGAAAATTGGAATGAATTTGTAAACTGGACGATAAAAAAAGGATTTAGTGGACTAGAAAACTTATCATTTATTCCTGGTACAGTTGGAGCTGCTCCTATTCAAAACATTGGAGCATATGGAACAGAAATAAAAGATACTTTGATAAAAGTACAAGCATATGAAATCGATAATAGAAAAATCATAGAATTTACACGTGAAGAATGTAAATTACAATATCGTTATTCTTTCTTTAAACACCCTCTTTATAGAAATAAATTTTTGATTTTATCTGTCTTTTTTCTTTTGAGAAAAAAATATAAACAATTAAATACATCTTATGTAGAGATTCAAAAAGAATTAGAAAATATGAATATTAAAAAACCTACTCTTAACGATTTAAATCATGCGATTTTTAATATTAGAAAAAAAAAACTTCCAAATCCAAAAAAAATTGGAAATGCTGGTAGTTTTTTTATTAATCCTATAGTAGAGGAATTATATTTTAAAAAATTAAAACATCAATATCCCACTATTATAGGTTATAGCATATATAATCATAAAATTAAAATATCTGCTAATTCATTAATTGAAAATATAGGATGGAAAGAAAAAAAAATTGGAAATGTAGGAATATATAAAAAAAAACCTATTATTTTAGTAAACTACGGAAAAGCTACTGGAATGGAGATTTATTCTTTTTCAGAAAAAATAACGAAAAACATAAAAAAAAAGTTTGGGATTTCTTTATCAAAAGAAGTAAATATCATACAATAA
- a CDS encoding YtxH domain-containing protein yields the protein MKKGGSFFWGVFLGTMAGLIVGMILSPKKEEKIKNILEKKTEELRNNLQDIGKKIGKKVHKIKSDFETKWKKKKIEKMDQVEDELGT from the coding sequence ATGAAAAAAGGAGGAAGTTTTTTTTGGGGTGTTTTTTTAGGTACCATGGCCGGATTAATAGTAGGAATGATATTATCTCCAAAAAAAGAAGAAAAAATAAAAAATATATTAGAAAAAAAAACAGAAGAATTGAGAAATAATTTACAGGACATTGGTAAAAAAATTGGAAAAAAAGTGCATAAAATTAAATCAGACTTCGAAACTAAGTGGAAGAAGAAAAAAATAGAAAAAATGGATCAAGTAGAAGATGAATTAGGAACTTAG
- the rlmB gene encoding 23S rRNA (guanosine(2251)-2'-O)-methyltransferase RlmB, with translation MKKLEIVYGVHPLIEAIIAKKNIKELFFQRGLRQTSNAYKKLINLSKKEHIPIQSVSKKNFFQLKNKNHQGVFAFLSPIETYHIKDLLPIFYEKGKNPLLIILDRITDVRNFGSIVRTSVCAGADAIIIPKKDTSMIGSDAIKTSSGALFKIPICKEKNLLNTIEFLNNSGLKIVSATEKSNIYWYNIDFSGPIVLILGNEEKGISSKYLKVSYEKAKIPSIKGISSLNVSVACGVILYEIFRQRKYQSKTHF, from the coding sequence ATGAAAAAATTAGAAATTGTTTATGGAGTCCATCCATTGATAGAAGCGATTATAGCTAAAAAAAATATTAAAGAACTTTTCTTTCAAAGAGGATTGAGACAAACATCAAATGCTTATAAAAAATTAATAAATCTTTCTAAAAAAGAACATATACCAATTCAATCTGTTTCAAAAAAAAATTTTTTTCAATTGAAAAATAAAAATCATCAAGGAGTTTTTGCATTTCTTTCTCCTATAGAAACTTATCACATAAAAGATTTACTTCCTATATTTTATGAAAAAGGAAAAAATCCACTTTTGATCATTCTAGATCGAATTACAGATGTAAGAAATTTTGGATCAATTGTACGAACTTCTGTCTGCGCAGGAGCAGATGCTATCATTATTCCAAAAAAAGATACATCCATGATCGGATCTGATGCTATAAAAACTTCTTCAGGTGCTTTATTTAAAATTCCAATATGCAAAGAAAAAAATCTATTGAATACAATAGAATTTTTAAATAACTCTGGATTGAAAATTGTTTCTGCTACAGAAAAATCCAATATATATTGGTATAATATTGATTTTTCAGGTCCAATAGTTTTAATTCTAGGAAATGAAGAAAAAGGAATTTCTTCCAAATATTTAAAAGTTTCTTACGAAAAAGCAAAAATTCCATCCATAAAAGGAATTTCATCTTTAAACGTATCTGTCGCTTGTGGTGTAATTTTATATGAAATTTTTAGACAAAGAAAATATCAATCTAAAACTCACTTTTAA
- the pheS gene encoding phenylalanine--tRNA ligase subunit alpha codes for MDKKIEELKKDIQCFHIKTSDDLETFRIKFLGKKKGIITILFKELKKISIHKKIIYGKIINELKKEVQNKINIFRSKNEIKNDKELKFDPTIPGKSIEIGSRHPLSILKNRIIDISTKIGFTYVDGPEIEDDWHNFTALNIPIFHPSREMQDTFFLCKNPDILLRTHTSSVQIRYMKKHDPPFRVLSIGKVYRNETISSRSNFMFHQAEGFYIDKKVSFSDLKETIYYLITSLFGEAKMRFRPSYFPFTEPSAEVDIYCNNEWIEIMGCGMIDPKVFKNVNIDSEIYSGFAFGLGIERLALIIYQIKDIRIYFDNDVRFLKQFKSEF; via the coding sequence ATGGATAAAAAAATAGAAGAACTTAAGAAAGACATCCAATGTTTTCATATTAAAACATCTGATGATTTAGAAACATTTAGAATTAAATTTTTAGGTAAAAAAAAAGGAATTATAACAATTCTATTTAAAGAATTAAAAAAGATTTCTATTCATAAAAAAATAATTTATGGAAAAATTATTAATGAATTAAAAAAAGAAGTTCAAAATAAAATAAATATTTTTCGCTCTAAAAATGAAATAAAAAATGATAAAGAACTAAAATTTGATCCGACTATTCCTGGAAAATCCATTGAAATTGGATCTAGACATCCCTTATCTATTCTAAAAAATAGAATCATAGATATTTCTACAAAAATTGGATTTACTTATGTAGATGGTCCTGAAATAGAAGATGATTGGCATAATTTCACTGCTTTAAATATTCCTATTTTTCATCCATCCAGAGAAATGCAGGATACATTTTTTTTGTGTAAAAATCCAGATATTTTGTTGCGCACACATACTTCTTCTGTGCAAATACGATATATGAAAAAGCATGATCCGCCTTTTCGTGTATTATCTATCGGAAAAGTATATAGAAATGAAACTATTTCATCACGTTCCAATTTTATGTTTCATCAAGCAGAAGGTTTTTATATAGACAAAAAAGTATCTTTTTCTGATTTAAAAGAAACGATTTATTATTTAATCACTTCTCTTTTTGGAGAAGCAAAGATGAGATTTCGTCCTTCTTATTTTCCGTTCACAGAGCCTAGTGCTGAAGTAGATATCTATTGTAACAATGAATGGATAGAAATTATGGGTTGTGGAATGATAGATCCAAAAGTTTTTAAGAACGTAAATATTGATTCAGAAATTTATTCTGGATTTGCTTTTGGATTGGGAATTGAACGTTTAGCCCTAATAATTTATCAAATAAAAGATATTAGAATTTATTTTGATAATGATGTTCGTTTTTTAAAACAATTTAAAAGTGAGTTTTAG
- a CDS encoding CvpA family protein, which yields MLDIIIIILVLYGGYHGYQKGLISQFFIFMIFFMLIFKGFYVFDFVKKILMEINIANKKSYIFIIYSIIISILSIIFISFITKKIIEFIITITWMNPINRLGGGILGMIKYFFFISICILFLKEANKKINLFPYHFLQNSFEKEFQFFFYQKESIFSKLKKLYFYEF from the coding sequence ATGTTAGACATAATTATTATAATTCTAGTTTTATATGGTGGATATCATGGATATCAAAAAGGATTGATTTCTCAATTTTTCATTTTTATGATATTTTTCATGTTAATTTTCAAAGGATTTTATGTTTTTGATTTTGTAAAAAAAATATTAATGGAAATTAATATAGCAAACAAAAAATCCTATATTTTTATAATATACTCTATTATAATTTCTATTTTATCTATTATTTTTATATCTTTTATAACTAAAAAAATCATAGAATTTATAATAACCATCACATGGATGAACCCTATAAATAGATTGGGAGGTGGAATATTAGGCATGATTAAATATTTTTTTTTTATTTCAATATGTATCCTTTTTTTAAAAGAAGCAAATAAAAAAATAAATCTTTTTCCTTATCATTTTTTACAAAATTCTTTTGAAAAAGAATTTCAATTTTTTTTCTATCAAAAAGAATCAATTTTTTCAAAATTAAAAAAATTATATTTTTATGAATTTTAA
- a CDS encoding LuxE/PaaK family acyltransferase, whose amino-acid sequence MNFKKKIFSISGKKEFEKLAWDIFHYQIRCNKIYKNYLKLLDINPLKIKNIYKIPFLPISFFKTHRILSSKKTDYFETIFTSSGTTGIKSKHYVKNLSIYIDSIRNSFEFFYGPIDKFKFLGFFPIDRKDSSLIYMVKYLIQKTHKNGSQFFSYASYKKDSPSFYKKNDKNIFIFGLSFSLLDFVEKYNHLKQNKCENKVIIMETGGMKGKRKEIIREELHDILKKFFFVKEIHSEYGMTELLSQAYAKKNGRFQCPPWMKVFIRDPEDPLIHVKNNQIGGIDIIDLSNYLSCPFLSTEDLGKKINDNEFEVLGRMDFSDIRGCNLMNPPPIIY is encoded by the coding sequence ATGAATTTTAAAAAAAAGATTTTTTCTATATCAGGAAAAAAAGAGTTTGAAAAATTGGCATGGGATATATTTCATTATCAAATAAGATGTAACAAAATTTATAAAAATTATCTTAAATTATTAGATATAAACCCATTGAAAATAAAAAATATATATAAAATTCCTTTTTTACCTATTTCTTTTTTTAAAACACATCGTATTTTAAGTAGTAAGAAAACGGATTATTTCGAAACTATTTTTACCAGCAGTGGAACTACTGGAATAAAAAGTAAACATTATGTAAAAAATTTGAGCATTTATATTGATAGTATTAGAAATAGCTTTGAATTTTTTTATGGTCCCATAGATAAATTTAAGTTTTTAGGATTTTTTCCTATAGATCGAAAAGATTCTTCTTTGATTTACATGGTAAAATATTTAATACAAAAAACCCATAAAAATGGAAGTCAATTTTTTTCTTACGCTTCTTATAAGAAAGATAGTCCCTCATTTTATAAGAAAAATGATAAAAATATTTTCATTTTTGGACTAAGTTTTTCTTTATTGGATTTTGTAGAAAAATATAATCATTTAAAACAAAATAAATGTGAAAATAAAGTCATCATTATGGAAACAGGAGGAATGAAAGGAAAAAGAAAAGAAATCATTAGAGAAGAATTACACGATATTTTAAAAAAATTTTTTTTTGTAAAGGAAATTCATTCGGAATATGGAATGACAGAACTGCTTTCTCAAGCATATGCAAAAAAAAATGGTAGATTTCAATGTCCTCCTTGGATGAAAGTATTTATAAGAGACCCCGAAGATCCCTTGATACATGTAAAAAACAATCAAATAGGAGGAATTGATATTATCGATTTATCGAATTATTTATCTTGTCCTTTTCTTTCTACTGAAGATTTGGGAAAAAAGATTAATGATAATGAATTCGAAGTCTTAGGAAGAATGGATTTTTCGGATATACGAGGATGTAATTTAATGAATCCACCACCTATTATTTATTGA
- a CDS encoding inorganic phosphate transporter, whose protein sequence is MKLFYSSIIVVLFFLSIFDLIVGLINDAVNFLNSAIGSKVASRRTIMIFASLGILLGAFLSSGMMEVARKGVFDPSYFYFSDILFIFLSVMISDVILLDIFNTLGFPTSTTVSMVFCLLGAAFSIAMIKMTSPFNNEPFHHLTLYIKAEKTFTIGIGIFLSIIISFTSGAFIHYFIRSLFSFEYESRLKYVGVIWSAISLSSMTYFLIIKGLHSTLQGFVDEDLTGFSLFIQEFIKWIHKNFFIFLLILFSTWTIIAKIFVSLGYNILKFVVLYGTFSLAMAFAGNDLVNFIGIPIASIQSYNIWKESGSPPAEEFNMKSLSGNVQVPSSVLIFSGIIMILTLWFSKKTKNITSTEINLSRQNEGPERFLSNSFSRGIVRFFLYLGNHFFKLFPKRLLVKIEKNFKQKKIHKEENIAFDLIRASSNLTISSILISLATVQKLPLSTTFVTFMVSMGTSLSDRAWDRESAVYRVSGVLKVIRGWFLTGLMAFSMAGITAYFLYFLKKWALSFLIFLILFLIYRSYKTSKKQDQKIKEKPFFGIVNLTLDLTLNKTLEILNPILEYIENIYKNSIEGITQENLKTLQESRNNFLKVKENFTKIHNSLIKVIRKTKNQEPTAGILYLHIYNKTKEIIESSDIITNHTLFHVINSHKPLKYQQKKNLRILEHFMIEYFNIIKKITIDKNYKKIQSSYTIKNKILKKIEEQMNQQVMGIIRNKYGTKNTFLMLDILLQSKKITERVEEIILLYHDALSNISFKKDASFLAL, encoded by the coding sequence ATGAAACTTTTTTATTCCTCAATTATAGTGGTTCTTTTTTTCTTATCTATATTTGATCTTATTGTTGGTTTAATTAATGATGCCGTTAATTTTCTAAATTCTGCTATTGGATCTAAAGTAGCTTCTCGTAGAACTATTATGATCTTTGCTAGTTTAGGAATTTTATTAGGAGCTTTTTTATCGAGTGGAATGATGGAAGTCGCAAGAAAAGGCGTTTTTGACCCTTCTTATTTTTATTTTTCAGATATTCTTTTTATTTTTTTATCGGTTATGATATCTGATGTTATTTTACTAGATATTTTTAATACTTTAGGATTTCCCACTTCTACTACAGTATCTATGGTTTTTTGTTTATTAGGTGCAGCTTTTAGTATAGCCATGATAAAAATGACTTCTCCATTTAATAATGAACCTTTTCATCACTTAACTCTATATATTAAAGCTGAAAAAACATTTACTATTGGTATAGGAATTTTTTTATCTATTATTATTTCTTTTACTTCTGGTGCTTTTATTCATTATTTTATTCGTTCTTTATTTAGTTTTGAATATGAAAGTAGATTAAAATATGTAGGAGTAATATGGAGTGCTATTTCATTGAGTAGTATGACTTATTTTCTTATAATAAAAGGATTGCATAGTACTTTACAGGGTTTTGTGGATGAAGATTTAACAGGTTTTTCCTTATTCATTCAAGAGTTCATAAAATGGATTCACAAAAATTTTTTTATTTTTTTACTTATATTATTTTCAACATGGACTATTATCGCAAAAATATTTGTTTCTTTAGGATATAATATATTAAAATTTGTAGTATTATATGGGACTTTTTCTTTAGCTATGGCTTTTGCAGGAAATGATTTAGTAAATTTTATCGGAATTCCTATAGCTAGTATACAATCTTATAATATATGGAAAGAGTCTGGTAGTCCTCCTGCTGAAGAATTCAATATGAAAAGTTTATCTGGAAATGTTCAGGTCCCATCTTCTGTTTTAATTTTTTCAGGAATAATTATGATACTCACTCTTTGGTTTTCCAAAAAAACAAAAAATATTACAAGTACAGAAATTAATTTAAGTAGACAAAATGAAGGACCAGAAAGATTTTTATCCAATTCTTTTTCTAGAGGTATTGTCCGATTTTTTTTATATTTAGGAAATCATTTTTTTAAATTATTTCCTAAAAGACTTCTAGTTAAAATAGAAAAAAACTTTAAACAAAAAAAAATACATAAAGAAGAAAATATAGCCTTTGATTTGATTAGAGCTTCTTCTAATTTAACTATATCCAGTATATTGATATCTCTAGCTACAGTTCAAAAACTTCCATTATCTACTACTTTTGTTACTTTTATGGTATCTATGGGAACTTCTCTTTCAGATAGAGCATGGGATAGAGAAAGTGCTGTTTATAGAGTTTCAGGAGTTTTAAAAGTCATAAGAGGATGGTTTTTAACAGGATTAATGGCTTTTAGTATGGCAGGGATTACGGCTTATTTTTTATACTTTTTGAAAAAATGGGCTCTATCCTTTCTTATTTTTTTAATTTTATTTCTTATTTACAGAAGTTATAAAACTTCTAAGAAACAAGATCAAAAAATAAAAGAAAAACCGTTTTTTGGAATAGTGAATTTAACTTTAGATCTCACTTTAAACAAAACCTTAGAAATTTTAAACCCGATCCTTGAATATATTGAAAATATTTACAAAAATAGTATAGAAGGAATAACTCAAGAAAATTTAAAAACTCTTCAAGAGAGTAGAAATAATTTTCTAAAAGTAAAAGAAAATTTTACGAAAATACATAACTCTTTAATTAAAGTGATTAGAAAAACAAAGAATCAAGAACCAACTGCTGGAATCCTTTATCTTCATATATATAACAAAACTAAAGAAATTATTGAATCTTCCGATATTATTACAAATCATACATTGTTTCATGTAATCAATAGTCATAAACCTTTAAAATATCAACAAAAAAAAAATTTACGAATACTTGAACATTTTATGATTGAATATTTTAACATTATAAAAAAAATAACAATAGATAAAAACTATAAAAAAATTCAATCTTCTTATACTATAAAAAATAAAATTTTGAAAAAAATTGAGGAACAAATGAATCAACAGGTTATGGGAATTATTCGTAATAAATATGGAACAAAAAATACTTTCTTGATGTTAGATATTCTTTTACAATCAAAAAAAATTACGGAAAGAGTAGAAGAAATCATTCTATTATATCATGATGCATTATCCAATATTTCATTCAAAAAAGATGCATCATTTTTAGCTTTATGA
- the ruvA gene encoding Holliday junction branch migration protein RuvA — translation MITHLRGKLVEKNKSYLIIDCHGIGFHIHISSYTYSSLSIEKEGKDICVYIYLFIKDKEYVLYGFFDKKERKIFSHLISVNGIGPSSAIMLLSSLTPYEIEKSISKEDIKVFNQVKGIGTKIAKRIVIELKDKIIKGIFHKKEKNIKLLENSPFLIKKEALSALNVLGFSPKKSEKVLDNILYENPEFSVENLIKESLKKL, via the coding sequence GTGATAACACATTTAAGAGGGAAATTAGTAGAAAAAAATAAATCTTATTTGATCATAGATTGTCATGGAATCGGGTTTCATATTCATATATCCTCATATACCTATTCTTCTTTATCAATAGAAAAAGAAGGAAAAGATATTTGCGTATATATTTATCTGTTTATCAAAGATAAAGAATATGTTTTATACGGTTTTTTTGATAAAAAAGAAAGAAAAATATTCTCTCATTTGATCTCTGTAAATGGAATAGGACCCAGTTCTGCTATCATGTTATTATCTTCTCTTACTCCATATGAAATAGAAAAATCTATATCTAAAGAAGATATAAAAGTATTTAACCAAGTTAAAGGAATTGGAACAAAAATAGCTAAAAGGATTGTTATAGAACTAAAAGATAAAATTATTAAAGGAATTTTTCATAAAAAAGAAAAAAATATAAAACTATTGGAAAATAGTCCTTTTTTAATAAAAAAAGAAGCTTTAAGTGCTTTAAATGTACTTGGATTTTCTCCTAAAAAGTCTGAAAAAGTTTTGGATAATATTTTATATGAAAATCCAGAATTTTCTGTAGAAAATCTTATTAAAGAATCTTTAAAAAAATTGTAA